In the genome of Caldisericia bacterium, one region contains:
- the sfsA gene encoding DNA/RNA nuclease SfsA has protein sequence MENFSRVNRIFYLPFDNEAIFIERKNKFLGLIEFEGKYLEAHIHDPGRLEKILYKGNKILFQKIEKFNRKTNFEIIFGKYNDNFVLINSKYHNKIAEKILLNGYIDEIKDVKFIKREKKINKNKIDFLVIDKKGEEFFIEVKGCTLEENNIALFPDAPTKRGSKHLKVLCDLLDKNKKCFLIILVFIKEAQYFSPNKYIDENFYNNFINCFRKGLIVYPFKLEYNIYDNYIYLTQKLSLNIF, from the coding sequence TTGGAAAATTTTTCAAGAGTAAATAGAATTTTTTATCTTCCATTTGACAATGAAGCAATTTTTATTGAAAGAAAAAATAAATTTCTTGGATTAATTGAATTTGAAGGAAAATATTTAGAAGCACATATACATGATCCTGGAAGATTAGAAAAAATTTTATATAAAGGAAACAAAATATTGTTTCAAAAAATAGAAAAATTTAATAGAAAAACTAATTTTGAAATAATTTTTGGAAAATATAATGATAATTTTGTTCTTATTAATTCAAAATATCATAATAAAATAGCAGAAAAAATATTATTAAATGGATATATTGATGAAATTAAAGATGTTAAATTTATAAAAAGGGAAAAGAAAATAAATAAAAATAAAATTGATTTTTTAGTAATTGATAAAAAGGGGGAAGAGTTTTTTATTGAAGTTAAAGGATGTACTCTTGAAGAGAATAATATTGCTTTATTTCCAGATGCACCAACAAAAAGAGGATCAAAACATCTAAAAGTGTTGTGTGATCTATTAGATAAGAACAAAAAATGTTTTTTGATAATTCTTGTTTTTATTAAAGAAGCTCAATATTTTTCACCTAATAAATATATTGATGAAAATTTTTATAATAATTTTATAAATTGTTTTAGAAAAGGTCTTATAGTTTATCCATTCAAACTTGAATATAACATTTATGACAATTATATATATTTAACACAAAAATTATCTTTAAATATTTTTTAA
- a CDS encoding DUF2089 domain-containing protein, with protein sequence MKRLPSKCPSCGSILNITELTCEKCETIVKGKFQLNRFLMLSQQEEEFLLVFLISRGNLKEVQERLNISYPTAKGRLEDVIKSLGLSEEEKKEGKEEKIEKIEEILKKVEKGEITGEDALKMIEEEEYE encoded by the coding sequence ATGAAAAGATTACCATCAAAGTGTCCTTCATGTGGTTCAATTTTAAATATAACAGAATTAACATGTGAAAAATGTGAAACTATTGTTAAAGGTAAATTTCAGTTGAATAGATTTCTAATGCTTTCTCAACAGGAAGAAGAGTTTTTACTTGTTTTTTTAATTTCAAGGGGGAATTTAAAAGAGGTTCAAGAAAGATTAAATATTTCATACCCTACTGCTAAAGGAAGATTAGAGGATGTTATTAAATCTCTTGGATTAAGTGAAGAGGAGAAAAAAGAAGGGAAAGAGGAGAAAATAGAAAAAATTGAAGAGATATTAAAAAAAGTTGAAAAAGGTGAGATAACAGGTGAAGATGCCCTTAAAATGATCGAGGAGGAAGAATATGAGTGA
- a CDS encoding DUF4097 domain-containing protein, which produces MSDKEELIKRIEELFNQGKISEIVKNKLIEKVKESTKEEKIGKIFNNIILESISEDIEIIGKENLNEIVFEYGKEGFEIEEREGTLYIRSKLKNIGVSINIFGFSTRETLSEKIRIFVPTKTNALVNTVSGNVEIENINGNIKIKCVSGDIEIKNIDGDIDLYSISGDIIIESINGNFKLNSKSGDINAKNINKSGFIKTYSGDIDINKGHLEKFILSTFSGDVSIYNLTLEDSVEIKTISGDINLTTSTKDINVFIETKTGEGSIIYEGKITKLTRGEIGFGSKDKKINIKTLSGNYKIEVI; this is translated from the coding sequence ATGAGTGATAAAGAGGAATTAATTAAAAGGATAGAAGAATTGTTTAATCAAGGAAAGATAAGTGAAATTGTAAAAAATAAACTGATTGAAAAGGTTAAAGAGAGCACCAAAGAGGAAAAGATTGGAAAAATATTTAATAATATAATTTTAGAATCTATTTCTGAAGATATAGAAATAATAGGAAAAGAAAATTTGAATGAAATTGTTTTTGAATATGGAAAAGAAGGTTTTGAAATTGAAGAAAGAGAGGGAACACTTTATATAAGGTCAAAATTGAAAAACATAGGAGTAAGTATAAACATCTTTGGATTTTCAACAAGAGAGACTTTGAGTGAAAAAATTAGGATTTTTGTACCAACAAAAACAAATGCTTTAGTGAATACAGTGTCAGGTAATGTTGAAATAGAAAATATAAATGGAAATATTAAGATTAAATGTGTTAGTGGTGATATTGAAATTAAAAATATAGATGGAGATATTGATTTATATTCAATTAGTGGTGATATTATTATTGAGAGTATAAATGGAAATTTTAAGTTAAATTCTAAATCTGGTGATATAAATGCTAAAAATATAAATAAAAGTGGATTTATTAAGACTTATTCAGGTGATATAGATATAAATAAAGGTCATTTAGAAAAATTTATTTTATCAACTTTTAGTGGTGATGTTTCTATTTATAATTTAACACTTGAAGATTCTGTTGAAATTAAAACAATATCAGGAGATATCAATTTAACTACTTCTACAAAAGATATTAATGTTTTCATTGAAACAAAAACAGGAGAAGGATCGATTATATATGAAGGCAAAATAACAAAGTTAACAAGAGGAGAAATAGGTTTTGGCTCAAAAGATAAAAAAATAAATATAAAAACTTTAAGTGGAAATTATAAAATTGAGGTTATTTAA
- a CDS encoding sensor domain-containing diguanylate cyclase: protein MKTVLSKNELIETENELIKFKIIMPFMGIFLYLLYSLLQFTKYPLLPFFYISLIYLFILIFFHLIFKKIKQDKIFLSLILLSIIEIFLITLVIFYTGGIMSSLFVIYFIIIVSVSVYRIPNIPFIIGIISIAFYYLLIYGQYFKIFKTLQYYSTENINITFPLVFQRTILLGLYIIIFSLFANTIILNLNKQKKVEDLLRDGALLLTSYLGDREAFLKNILKIARELVEGDTASIIELRNGGYKFIAWDKIDDNLILRIEELFKNQKPQNLEEIKETKKLLKFDDVWKVPYWVKVTHLRSYIGVPILFKDKVVAVLNVDSKKPYKFKERDVRNLETFSKIISTMYEKDELIREIKELNLKLENLSITDPLTNLYNRRKLKEIIIYNIEVFLRRNENFQIIMIDLDKFKLINDYYGHIEGDNFLIKFSELLKKCVRKIDFVFRYGGDEFLIILPNTPPPTAEIVVGRINEGFKKEFTKFIETFDIGISYGAINFADYYNKNINKGKQINSEIIHEDILKEVDQSLYYSKKLKRAT from the coding sequence ATGAAAACAGTTTTATCAAAAAATGAGTTAATTGAAACTGAAAATGAACTTATAAAGTTTAAAATCATAATGCCATTTATGGGTATTTTTTTATATTTATTATATAGTTTACTTCAATTTACAAAATATCCTTTATTGCCATTTTTTTATATCTCTTTAATTTATTTATTTATTTTAATTTTTTTTCATTTAATTTTTAAAAAAATAAAACAAGATAAAATTTTCTTAAGCTTGATACTTTTATCAATAATCGAAATTTTTCTTATCACTCTTGTAATATTTTATACTGGTGGAATAATGAGCTCTCTTTTTGTAATATACTTTATAATAATAGTTTCTGTTTCTGTTTACAGAATTCCTAATATTCCTTTTATTATAGGTATTATTTCTATTGCTTTTTATTATTTATTAATATATGGTCAATATTTCAAAATCTTTAAGACTTTGCAATATTATTCAACTGAAAATATAAACATTACATTCCCACTAGTTTTTCAAAGAACTATCTTATTAGGTTTGTATATAATTATTTTTTCTCTTTTTGCCAATACAATAATATTAAATTTAAATAAACAGAAGAAAGTAGAAGATTTGTTAAGAGATGGAGCGCTTCTTTTAACTTCCTATTTAGGCGATAGAGAGGCATTTTTAAAAAATATTTTAAAAATTGCAAGAGAACTTGTTGAGGGTGATACAGCATCAATTATTGAACTAAGAAATGGTGGATATAAATTTATTGCTTGGGATAAAATTGATGATAATTTGATACTTCGAATAGAAGAATTATTTAAAAATCAAAAACCACAAAATTTAGAGGAGATAAAAGAAACAAAAAAACTTTTAAAATTTGATGATGTTTGGAAAGTTCCATATTGGGTTAAAGTTACTCACTTAAGGTCTTATATTGGTGTACCTATTTTATTTAAAGATAAAGTTGTTGCAGTACTTAATGTTGATTCAAAAAAACCATATAAATTTAAAGAAAGAGATGTAAGAAATCTTGAGACATTTTCAAAAATAATTTCAACAATGTACGAAAAAGATGAATTGATTAGAGAGATAAAAGAGTTAAATTTAAAATTAGAAAATTTATCCATAACTGATCCATTAACCAATTTATACAATAGAAGAAAATTAAAAGAAATAATTATTTATAATATTGAAGTATTTTTAAGAAGAAACGAAAATTTTCAAATTATAATGATTGATTTAGATAAATTTAAATTAATAAATGACTATTATGGCCACATTGAAGGAGATAATTTTTTAATAAAATTTAGTGAATTGTTAAAAAAGTGCGTTAGAAAGATTGATTTTGTGTTTAGATATGGTGGAGATGAGTTTTTAATTATCCTTCCAAACACTCCTCCACCAACAGCAGAAATTGTTGTTGGAAGAATAAACGAAGGTTTTAAAAAAGAATTTACAAAATTTATTGAAACTTTTGATATAGGAATTTCATATGGAGCAATAAATTTTGCTGATTATTATAATAAAAATATAAATAAAGGAAAACAGATTAATTCAGAAATTATACATGAGGATATTTTAAAAGAAGTTGATCAATCTCTCTATTATTCTAAAAAATTAAAGAGAGCAACTTAA
- a CDS encoding P1 family peptidase, whose product MKGVYFGHYEDFVGITGVSVIIFPEGAIGSCDVRGSAPGTRETDLLEPTKMVDKIHAICLSGGSAFGLAASSGVMKYLKEKNIGFDTPFGKVPIVPSAIIYDLGIGKSDIFPDEEMGYKACLNLSEEPHEGSIGAGTGATVGKILGMAKSTKSGVGFYSEKIHGVEIAAFSVVNAFGDVYENGKIIAGARKLFGKGYLNTEEYLKTFVGFLTMNKIENTTLVVVLTDAKLKKWEAKKISEMAHDGVARAIKPVHTMIDGDIVFTVSTCKGKEIDLTTLGTYAAKVTEKSIIRAIKVSKSLGGIPSFEDLKDFIQEDNQESS is encoded by the coding sequence ATGAAAGGAGTATATTTTGGACATTATGAAGATTTTGTAGGAATAACTGGTGTTTCTGTTATTATTTTTCCAGAAGGTGCTATAGGTAGTTGTGATGTAAGAGGTTCTGCTCCTGGAACAAGAGAAACTGACCTTCTTGAACCTACTAAAATGGTAGATAAAATTCATGCAATTTGTCTTTCTGGGGGAAGTGCTTTTGGACTTGCTGCTTCATCTGGAGTTATGAAATATTTAAAAGAGAAAAATATTGGTTTTGATACACCTTTTGGAAAAGTTCCAATTGTTCCTTCTGCAATAATATATGATCTAGGAATTGGAAAATCTGATATATTTCCAGATGAGGAGATGGGGTATAAGGCATGTCTTAATTTATCAGAGGAACCGCATGAAGGGTCTATTGGTGCAGGAACTGGAGCAACTGTTGGAAAAATTTTAGGAATGGCTAAATCTACAAAAAGTGGAGTTGGGTTTTATTCTGAAAAAATTCATGGTGTAGAAATTGCGGCTTTTTCAGTAGTTAATGCCTTTGGAGATGTTTATGAAAATGGAAAAATAATTGCTGGTGCAAGAAAATTATTTGGTAAAGGTTATTTAAATACAGAAGAATATCTTAAAACTTTTGTTGGATTTCTTACAATGAATAAAATAGAAAATACAACACTTGTTGTTGTTTTAACTGATGCGAAGTTAAAGAAATGGGAGGCTAAAAAAATTAGTGAAATGGCTCATGATGGAGTTGCAAGAGCAATAAAACCTGTTCATACAATGATTGATGGAGATATTGTTTTTACTGTAAGCACATGCAAAGGGAAAGAAATTGACCTCACAACTCTAGGAACTTATGCAGCAAAGGTAACAGAAAAATCTATTATAAGAGCTATAAAAGTTTCAAAATCTCTTGGTGGAATTCCTTCATTTGAAGATTTAAAAGATTTTATCCAAGAAGATAATCAAGAATCATCATGA
- a CDS encoding ZIP family metal transporter, which translates to MNWIVFLGLIIPGLLTGLGSLPILFVKKDIQFKYIDALLGFAAGVMLAATFFSLLLPSLERGGVFITVIGVITGSIFLSFLDKITPHTHFIKGEEGPSSRLKKIWLFIYAITLHNLPEGLAVGVGFGSNDFKTGIIIATAIGLQNMPEGLAVALPLFGEGYSKSKALLISFLTGIFEPIMAFLGFILVKIFIKILPFALSFAGGAMLYVISDEIIPESHRRGYEKEATFSIIVGFLVMMILDYLLG; encoded by the coding sequence ATGAATTGGATAGTTTTTTTAGGATTAATAATTCCTGGACTTTTAACAGGTCTTGGATCATTACCAATTTTATTTGTGAAAAAAGATATTCAATTTAAATATATTGATGCACTTTTAGGTTTTGCAGCAGGTGTTATGCTTGCTGCAACATTTTTTAGTTTGCTTTTACCTTCTCTTGAAAGAGGAGGTGTTTTTATTACAGTTATAGGTGTTATTACTGGTTCAATTTTCCTTTCTTTTCTTGATAAAATTACACCACACACTCATTTTATAAAAGGTGAAGAAGGGCCAAGTTCAAGGTTGAAAAAGATATGGCTTTTTATTTATGCAATTACTTTACATAATTTACCTGAAGGTCTTGCTGTTGGTGTTGGCTTTGGTTCAAACGATTTCAAAACAGGAATTATTATTGCAACAGCAATTGGACTTCAAAATATGCCAGAAGGTCTTGCAGTTGCTCTTCCTCTTTTTGGAGAGGGTTATTCAAAAAGTAAGGCACTTTTGATTTCTTTTTTGACTGGAATATTTGAACCAATTATGGCTTTTTTAGGTTTTATTCTTGTAAAAATTTTTATAAAAATCTTACCCTTTGCACTTTCTTTTGCAGGTGGCGCAATGCTTTATGTAATATCAGATGAGATAATTCCAGAAAGTCATAGAAGGGGGTATGAAAAAGAAGCAACTTTTTCAATAATTGTTGGCTTTCTTGTCATGATGATTCTTGATTATCTTCTTGGATAA